The genomic DNA CAAATGCCTCTGATTTCAGTTCAGGCAACGTCAGCATGACAGCAGATGCGGTCAATTTCTGTCCTCATTTCGAATTACACTGTGTGGGTGGAACATCCCCCATCCGCCAGGCTTCTGAAACTCCTCGCCCTGCTGCAACAGCACCGGGTGTGCCCTGGCCCTCTGCTCTCAGAGGAACTGCACGTCAGCAGGCGCACCCTCAGGCGGGACGTGGAAAAATTGCGCCAGCTTGGTTACGGCATCGAGGCCAACCCCGGACCGCTCGGCGGGTACCGGATGGTTTCCCGGGACCACCTGCCTCCACTGCTCTTTGAGGAAGACGAAGCAGTGGTGATCGCGGTGGCCTTGCTGGGCACCCTGATGTCTGGTGGAGACCTGTCCGACGCCTCCCTCAGGGCCTGGTCGAAACTTCACCCCCTGCTGCCCGAAGAAACGAAACGTAAAGTGTCCGCCGTGCTGGAGAGCACCCTCACCTGGCGTGACACCCCGGCCCTGCAGACCCACCTGGGCACCCTGGGGGTGCTGGGGGCGGCCTGTCGGAGGGCGGAAGTGGTCCGCTTCGGGTACCACAAACCAGAAGGCAGTGTTGCTTCCCGGCGTGCCGAACCTTTCAGGCTGGTTCACCTGTACGACCACTGGTACCTGGTGGCATTTGACACAGAGCGGGACGGGTGGAGGATCTTCCGGGTGGACCGCATCCGTGACGTGGTGGTCACCCGGCAGCGGTTTGAAGCACACAAAAGGCCTTTTGAGGACCCGGTGTCCTTTGTGCTTCAGTCCCTGCAGCAGGCCCCTCAACCTTACCAGGGGGAAGTCATCATCAAGGCGTCCCTGGAAACCATCAGAGCAAGGCTCCAGGGGGTCTTGCCTGGACGACTGGAACCGCTGGGGGAACACCGGTGTCGCCTGACGTACTCCAGCCCTTCTTTGCAGGGTGTGCTTCACATGCTGGTTTCACTGGACGCAGATTTTGACCTCGAAGGTCCTGAAGAGCTTCTCTGGGCCGTGTCCCAGCTGGGCTTGCGATTCACTGCCGGAAGTCAGCCATCCCCCTGACCTGTGTGGGACGCTGTGAGCAATGGTTCATGGCGGGCAGGGTCACAAGGGCAGATCGATGTGTTGCCTCAGACCCAGCATGCTCAGCACTGCAGGGTTGCCGTTGTCCTGCCAGACCAGCTGGTATGTGGTCTGTGCGTTTTGAATGGGCAAAACCTTTGTTCCCAGTGTGGACCTCTGACCCATCCCTGCAGTCACGATGGCCACCCCGATTCCGGCTTCAACGAGGCTGAGGGCAGCCTGTTCGGACATCACCACCTGCCTGAGGTCCTGCT from Deinococcus cellulosilyticus NBRC 106333 = KACC 11606 includes the following:
- a CDS encoding helix-turn-helix transcriptional regulator → MEHPPSARLLKLLALLQQHRVCPGPLLSEELHVSRRTLRRDVEKLRQLGYGIEANPGPLGGYRMVSRDHLPPLLFEEDEAVVIAVALLGTLMSGGDLSDASLRAWSKLHPLLPEETKRKVSAVLESTLTWRDTPALQTHLGTLGVLGAACRRAEVVRFGYHKPEGSVASRRAEPFRLVHLYDHWYLVAFDTERDGWRIFRVDRIRDVVVTRQRFEAHKRPFEDPVSFVLQSLQQAPQPYQGEVIIKASLETIRARLQGVLPGRLEPLGEHRCRLTYSSPSLQGVLHMLVSLDADFDLEGPEELLWAVSQLGLRFTAGSQPSP